The Microcebus murinus isolate Inina chromosome 1, M.murinus_Inina_mat1.0, whole genome shotgun sequence genome includes a region encoding these proteins:
- the PRKCD gene encoding protein kinase C delta type isoform X1 produces the protein MAPFLRIAFNSYELGTLPAEDEANQPFCAVKMKEALSTERGKTLVQKKPTMYPEWKSTFDAHIYEGRVIQIVLMRAAEEPVSEVTVGVSVLAERCKKNNGKAEFWLDLQPQAKVLMSVQYFLEDVDCKQSMRSEDEAKFPTMNRRGAIKQAKIHYIKNHEFIATFFRQPTFCSVCKEFVWGLNKQGYKCRQCNAAIHKKCIDKIIGRCTGTAADSRDTIFQKERFKIDMPHRFKVHNYMSPTFCDHCGSLLWGLVKQGQKCEDCGMNVHHKCQEKVANLCGINQKLLAEALNQVSQRASRKSDSVPPEPVGIYQDFEKKTGVSGDDSPGEAEPISTIATTRVPVPDQVTEWVKSSLPLSRKEEPPMDNSGTYGKIWEGSNKCKIDNFTFHKVLGKGSFGKVLLAELKSNGQYFAIKTLKKDVVLIDDDVECTMVEKRVLALAGENPFLTHLICTFQTKDHLFFVMEFLNGGDLMYHIQDKGRFELYRATFYAAEIICGLQFLHSKKIIYRDLKLDNVLLDRDGHIKIADFGMCKENVFGGNLASTFCGTPDYIAPEILQGLRYSFSVDWWSFGVLLYEMLIGQSPFHGDDEDELFESIRVDTPHYPRWITKESKDILEKLFERDPSRRLGVTGNIKIHPFFKTINWALLEKRRLEPPFRPKVKSVGDYSNFDQEFLSEKPRLSYSDKNLIDSMDQSAFQGFSFVNPIFEHLLEG, from the exons ATGGCGCCATTCCTGCGCATTGCCTTCAACTCCTACGAGCTGGGCACCCTGCCGGCCGAGGATGAGGCGAACCAGCCCTTCTGCGCCGTGAAGATGAAGGAGGCACTCAGCACAG AGCGTGGGAAGACACTGGTGCAGAAGAAGCCTACCATGTATCCCGAGTGGAAGTCCACATTCGATGCCCACATCTACGAGGGCCGAGTCATCCAGATAGTGCTGATGCGGGCAGCCGAGGAGCCGGTGTCCGAGGTGACCGTGGGCGTGTCGGTGCTGGCAGAGCGCTGCAAGAAGAACAATGGCAAGGCTGAGTTCTGG CTGGACCTGCAGCCTCAGGCCAAGGTGTTGATGTCTGTGCAGTATTTCCTGGAGGACGTGG ATTGCAAACAGTCTATGCGTAGCGAAGACGAGGCCAAGTTTCCAACAATGAACCGCCGCGGAGCCATCAAACAAGCCAAAATCCACTACATCAAGAACCACGAGTTTATCGCCACCTTCTTTAGGCAGCCCACCTTCTGTTCTGTGTGCAAAGAatttgtctg GGGTCTCAACAAGCAAGGCTACAAATGCAGGC AATGCAACGCTGCCATCCACAAGAAATGCATCGACAAGATCATCGGCCGGTGCACGGGCACCGCGGCTGACAGCCGGGACACCATA TTCCAGAAAGAACGCTTCAAAATCGACATGCCGCACCGGTTCAAGGTCCACAACTACATGAGCCCCACCTTCTGTGACCACTGTGGCAGCCTGCTCTGGGGACTGGTGAAGCAGGGACAGAAGTGTGAAG ACTGCGGCATGAACGTGCACCATAAATGCCAGGAGAAGGTGGCCAACCTCTGTGGCATCAACCAGAAGCTCTTGGCAGAGGCCTTGAACCAAGTCAGCCAG AGAGCCTCCCGGAAATCGGACTCAGTGCCTCCCGAGCCTGTTGGCATATACCAGGATTTCGAGAAGAAGACAGGAGTCTCTGGTGATGATTCGCCAGGTGAAGCTGAGCCCATTTCCACCATTGCCACCACTCGAGTGCCTGTTCCTGACCAGGTCACAGAGTGGGTCAAGTCCTCCCTCCCGCTGTCAAGGAAGGAGGAACCACCCATGG ACAACAGCGGGACCTACGGCAAGATCTGGGAAGGCAGCAACAAGTGCAAGATCGATAACTTCACCTTCCACAAGGTCCTGGGCAAAGGCAGCTTTGGGAAG GTGCTGCTCGCAGAGCTGAAGAGCAACGGACAGTACTTCGCCATCAAGACCCTGAAGAAGGATGTGGTTCTCATCGACGACGACGTGGAGTGCACCATGGTGGAGAAGCGAGTGCTGGCGCTTGCCGGGGAGAACCCCTTTCTCACCCACCTCATCTGCACCTTCCAGACCAAG GACCACCTGTTCTTCGTGATGGAGTTCCTCAACGGGGGCGACCTGATGTACCACATTCAAGACAAAGGCCGCTTCGAGCTCTACCGTGCCAC GTTTTACGCAGCTGAGATAATCTGTGGACTGCAGTTTCTACACAGCAAGAAGATCATTTACAG GGACCTCAAACTGGACAATGTACTGCTGGACCGGGATGGCCACATCAAGATTGCCGACTTCGGGATGTGCAAAGAGAACGTATTTGGGGGGAACCTGGCCAGCACCTTCTGCGGCACCCCTGACTACATCGCCCCTGAG ATCTTGCAGGGCCTGAGGTACTCATTCTCTGTGGACTGGTGGTCCTTCGGGGTCCTTCTCTATGAAATGCTCATTGGTCAGTCCCCCTTCCATGGTGATGATGAGGACGAACTCTTCGAGTCCATCCGTGTGGACACGCCGCACTATCCCCGTTGGATTACCAAGGAGTCCAAGGACATCCTGGAGAAG CTATTTGAAAGAGACCCAAGTAGGCGGCTGGGAGTGACAGGAAACATCAAAATCCACCCCTTCTTCAAGACCATCAACTGGGCTTTGCTGGAAAAGCGGAGGCTAGAGCCGCCCTTCAGGCCCAAAGTG
- the PRKCD gene encoding protein kinase C delta type isoform X2, which yields MAPFLRIAFNSYELGTLPAEDEANQPFCAVKMKEALSTERGKTLVQKKPTMYPEWKSTFDAHIYEGRVIQIVLMRAAEEPVSEVTVGVSVLAERCKKNNGKAEFWLDLQPQAKVLMSVQYFLEDVDCKQSMRSEDEAKFPTMNRRGAIKQAKIHYIKNHEFIATFFRQPTFCSVCKEFVWGLNKQGYKCRQCNAAIHKKCIDKIIGRCTGTAADSRDTIFQKERFKIDMPHRFKVHNYMSPTFCDHCGSLLWGLVKQGQKCEDCGMNVHHKCQEKVANLCGINQKLLAEALNQVSQRASRKSDSVPPEPVGIYQDFEKKTGVSGDDSPDNSGTYGKIWEGSNKCKIDNFTFHKVLGKGSFGKVLLAELKSNGQYFAIKTLKKDVVLIDDDVECTMVEKRVLALAGENPFLTHLICTFQTKDHLFFVMEFLNGGDLMYHIQDKGRFELYRATFYAAEIICGLQFLHSKKIIYRDLKLDNVLLDRDGHIKIADFGMCKENVFGGNLASTFCGTPDYIAPEILQGLRYSFSVDWWSFGVLLYEMLIGQSPFHGDDEDELFESIRVDTPHYPRWITKESKDILEKLFERDPSRRLGVTGNIKIHPFFKTINWALLEKRRLEPPFRPKVKSVGDYSNFDQEFLSEKPRLSYSDKNLIDSMDQSAFQGFSFVNPIFEHLLEG from the exons ATGGCGCCATTCCTGCGCATTGCCTTCAACTCCTACGAGCTGGGCACCCTGCCGGCCGAGGATGAGGCGAACCAGCCCTTCTGCGCCGTGAAGATGAAGGAGGCACTCAGCACAG AGCGTGGGAAGACACTGGTGCAGAAGAAGCCTACCATGTATCCCGAGTGGAAGTCCACATTCGATGCCCACATCTACGAGGGCCGAGTCATCCAGATAGTGCTGATGCGGGCAGCCGAGGAGCCGGTGTCCGAGGTGACCGTGGGCGTGTCGGTGCTGGCAGAGCGCTGCAAGAAGAACAATGGCAAGGCTGAGTTCTGG CTGGACCTGCAGCCTCAGGCCAAGGTGTTGATGTCTGTGCAGTATTTCCTGGAGGACGTGG ATTGCAAACAGTCTATGCGTAGCGAAGACGAGGCCAAGTTTCCAACAATGAACCGCCGCGGAGCCATCAAACAAGCCAAAATCCACTACATCAAGAACCACGAGTTTATCGCCACCTTCTTTAGGCAGCCCACCTTCTGTTCTGTGTGCAAAGAatttgtctg GGGTCTCAACAAGCAAGGCTACAAATGCAGGC AATGCAACGCTGCCATCCACAAGAAATGCATCGACAAGATCATCGGCCGGTGCACGGGCACCGCGGCTGACAGCCGGGACACCATA TTCCAGAAAGAACGCTTCAAAATCGACATGCCGCACCGGTTCAAGGTCCACAACTACATGAGCCCCACCTTCTGTGACCACTGTGGCAGCCTGCTCTGGGGACTGGTGAAGCAGGGACAGAAGTGTGAAG ACTGCGGCATGAACGTGCACCATAAATGCCAGGAGAAGGTGGCCAACCTCTGTGGCATCAACCAGAAGCTCTTGGCAGAGGCCTTGAACCAAGTCAGCCAG AGAGCCTCCCGGAAATCGGACTCAGTGCCTCCCGAGCCTGTTGGCATATACCAGGATTTCGAGAAGAAGACAGGAGTCTCTGGTGATGATTCGCCAG ACAACAGCGGGACCTACGGCAAGATCTGGGAAGGCAGCAACAAGTGCAAGATCGATAACTTCACCTTCCACAAGGTCCTGGGCAAAGGCAGCTTTGGGAAG GTGCTGCTCGCAGAGCTGAAGAGCAACGGACAGTACTTCGCCATCAAGACCCTGAAGAAGGATGTGGTTCTCATCGACGACGACGTGGAGTGCACCATGGTGGAGAAGCGAGTGCTGGCGCTTGCCGGGGAGAACCCCTTTCTCACCCACCTCATCTGCACCTTCCAGACCAAG GACCACCTGTTCTTCGTGATGGAGTTCCTCAACGGGGGCGACCTGATGTACCACATTCAAGACAAAGGCCGCTTCGAGCTCTACCGTGCCAC GTTTTACGCAGCTGAGATAATCTGTGGACTGCAGTTTCTACACAGCAAGAAGATCATTTACAG GGACCTCAAACTGGACAATGTACTGCTGGACCGGGATGGCCACATCAAGATTGCCGACTTCGGGATGTGCAAAGAGAACGTATTTGGGGGGAACCTGGCCAGCACCTTCTGCGGCACCCCTGACTACATCGCCCCTGAG ATCTTGCAGGGCCTGAGGTACTCATTCTCTGTGGACTGGTGGTCCTTCGGGGTCCTTCTCTATGAAATGCTCATTGGTCAGTCCCCCTTCCATGGTGATGATGAGGACGAACTCTTCGAGTCCATCCGTGTGGACACGCCGCACTATCCCCGTTGGATTACCAAGGAGTCCAAGGACATCCTGGAGAAG CTATTTGAAAGAGACCCAAGTAGGCGGCTGGGAGTGACAGGAAACATCAAAATCCACCCCTTCTTCAAGACCATCAACTGGGCTTTGCTGGAAAAGCGGAGGCTAGAGCCGCCCTTCAGGCCCAAAGTG